TTGGAAGTGGAGACTTTGCCAAGTCATTGACCATTAGGCTCATCAGATGTGGGTACCACGTGGTTGTGGGAAGCAGAAACCCTAAGCTTGCTGCTGAGTTCTTTCCCCATGTGGTTGATGTCACTCATCACGAAGATGCAGTAGCAAAAACAAACATCATTTTCATAGCCATACACAGAGAACATTATGCCTCTTTGTGGGACCTCAAGCATTTACTTGTTGGTAAAATTCTGATTGACGTCAGCAACAATACAAGAGTAGACCAGTATCCAGACTCCAATGCAGAGTACTTGGCATCGCTTTTCCCAGATTCCCTGATTGTCAAAGGATTCAATGTCATTTCAGCTTGGTCATTGCAATTAGGACCAAAGGATGCCAGCAGACAGGTAAATGTTGTATTTGTATTCATTTGATTTCATTATAAGATGAAAACGACAGGAACTGACTGGTGTAAGCAGCCAGAACTTGTGGGATTCACCTTGCTTGACTTGATCTATCAAAAATGTTGGGTCTTTAGTCTAGTCTAAGTTTTAGTAGTCAGCAAAACTTTCAGAATTCAGTTCACCTGTAGTGAGACATGTAGAGTAAGTGGCCCAAATTGTCCTCTGGGATGCCTGTCTTTGAAGATTGTAGAGGAAATGTAGAAGTACTAGGTTAGACTAGACACCTGACAATCAGATGACTATAGTTAGAGGAGATGAGTAGggttttaatgttttctgtaggAAATATGTTAATTTGTATTCATAAGCTCTAAACAAGGATGGAGGCAGTTTTTCCTATATATTTAGGCGTTGATTGATATGGTTGAAACTGTTGAAAGAGATGCACAGAGATCTGAGATCCTAATGCCGGGTCTTGGGaagtaagcattttttaaaaaaaatgcttgcattCAATGCAAGTAACAGCAAAGAGAATGAAAGACACTATTTAGGTTTTATAATACCCCAAGATATAATAAATatgaagaaacagaaggaagcaCATATGTTTCTAAGTGATCATTCATCTGATCCAGGACTGCTTGGGAACATCATGTTCAAATGCCTTCCCAGTATATCCTCAAAATCCAACCTGTGTATGGAAAAAGCATCTTTGTTTTTCATGCTTTGCTGGAGTGGTCCAAAGGATTTAAGCCTATGCAGGAACCCAGTCCTTCTCACCTTTAGAATGTGCATGAGAAAATATAACATGACTCCTGCAGACTAAATTGAGTTTTCTGGCACATCAGGCGGATTTTAAATGGAATGCATTTGATTAGcataattataaaattatatatatatatataaaataaaattattaattagCCTAATTATAAAAATAACCCCACTGCACTATTTTTAACCCCTTTCAGCATAGCACTGCACTATAAGTAATTGACTTCCATGAAAGCTGATCAGGTATGCTCTAATGAAGATGATCAGAAACCAGTGATGGGCGCACTACCCCAATGCAGATTTTAAAGGGAGCTGAAAGTACTTTGTAGCAGTGCATTTCTTTCACTATATAATGAACTAATCTTTAGAAGAAGTTCTTATTTGTCTGCTGGTTTTGTTTcgtttttgttttctgctaaacAGATTCTGTTCTTGTGGAAATCTGGATTGTGAAGTGAAGCTAAGATTATTATACAAAGAGGTCACATAGTTCTCTGCTTTGTGTTCTGTTGATGCTATAACTGTTTTAGAGTCATCAGGCAAGATTCCTGTCTCTTTGAGAGACTCCTGTACTTCATGGgttcatttttttgtttccatttctcaTCTTGGTGATATAATTTGTGGTAACAATGTATAGTTTCAGCTGTAGTGCTGTGGTTTGGTCCTCTGaagttttttttatctttaagTCTATTTCTCTGACTGCAAACAATTTGCTTGACTTTCCCAACAGGTCTATATATGCAGTAACAATGTTCCAGCTCGCCATCAAGTTATTGAGCTTGCCCGGCAGCTCAGCTTTATTCCTATTGATTTGGGGGCACTGTCATCTTCAAGGGAGATTGAAAATTTACCTCTGCGACTGTTCACGCTGTGGAAGGGACCTGTAGTGATGGCCATTAGCCTGTCAACATTTTTCTTCATCTACTCCTTCATCAGAGATGTAATCCATCCATATGTGAGAAATCAGCAGAGTGACTTTTACAAGATCCCCATTGAGATTGTGAACAAGACTTTACCGATTGTTGCTATCACTTTACTCTCTCTAGTATATTTATCAGGACTTATTGCAGCTGCTTATCAGCTTTACTATGGTACTAAGTATAGGCGATTTCCACCTTGGCTGGAGAGCTGGCTGCAATGTCGAAAGCAGCTTGGACTGCTCAGCTTTTTCTTTGCAACAGTTCATGTGGCATACAGCCTCTGCTTACCCATGAGGAGATCAGAGCGATACTTGTTCCTCAATATGGCATATCAGCAAGTAAGTGGATCTGTACTTGTTTAGTTAACAAAAGCCAAAAATGCGTTGGTTGTATTCATGTGACTCATGAACACTATGTTTAGGGTTATCTTATGCATAGCTAGTGTTTAGTAAGAaggaacaagaaaagaaacatctcTGCATTGTGCTTGCCTCAGGCAGAGCACGCTGTAGTCAAGTTTGGTAAGAGAAATCAAGGAGGTGCTCTACTTAAATTCCTGGTAGAAATATACAGAAATAGAATGTAGCATAGATAAGAAAAGACAACATGAGAGGAAACATCTGACTTTCTTAGGTGTTTTCCTCTCTATGTATTCTTAAGATATGagggatatatatatatcatcAATGTATTATGTCATATGATATCATACTATTGTATTGTGTCGTAAGTGTCAAGAACAAGTGTGAAAAAGTGGTAAGGATAGATAATGTGCATAGATACACCTgtgtttaagaaataaaaattctgttaCTCCAACTTTTCAGACCAgtggtaaaaatatttttattcattagaAATTCTGTGAATGTCGTCTATTACAGCAACGGACATTGACTCATAGTTCCCGGGAGCAGTTGGTCTTGCATAATGCTGAAATAATCTCCAGCAAAGCTATCCTCATGTAGAGAAGggtctgctgctcttctctgtcaGTGAGATAGCTTATTGTCATCTTTAAAGTGACAGAAAAGGAGCATTGCCACTCAGCATAAAAAAATTTGCAGGAAAGAGATGGAACGGGAAAAAAGCAGACTAGGGAAGTCAACTTAATAATGGAACAAATTAAAGGGGATTGGGTGCAGAAACTCTAAAAGAAGGAATAGCGtgaaaaaatgaacttaaaagaaaggcagagagagcaaAACTGTAAAAGACAGACAGCTAGGAACTGTAGTTGTTCATACTTAGTATTAGCAGAGGACCTGCTGATTCTTTTATTAAGACATGATCGTGTTTTAATAATGTTATAAAAATCTGACTTGCTAATATTTGTAGTGAGCCACTTTCAAGAGCTGTCATAGTCCacccaaaaatcaaaaaaataattgaataacGAAGCATCTTAACTGCTAAGGTCCTGagtttgtttcttctcttgcaaAGCTCTTCAGGCAGAACAATCTTAGAAGTATCTGATGTCAACAATGAAAGAGACAAAGTAACTTGCCTTCAGCGCAGGGACCTGAAGCAATAACAGGAAATGATGAAAAGCTATTTCTAAAtgtaacaaattaaaaacaaattgcagATTTACCCAGTTTATGATGTACAATATAAGTTGCTAAGGTCTGAAAAACACAGCTACTTTTCTACAATATATAGGAACATGCAGATGTTTAACATATTTTTAATCTACCAAGAGCTAATACCAGCTGCAGGGAAATAGTTATTTTTCTCCAAGATGTGAGGAAATCTCCGAAATATTTGACCCCATTTTATATTTGTCCTACAACTGTAAGCTTTTACTCAGCTAAATAACttgttgatatttttaatattctggaGAATAAAGgacttcctttctgcttcttcctcagGTTCATGCAAAT
This Dromaius novaehollandiae isolate bDroNov1 chromosome 2, bDroNov1.hap1, whole genome shotgun sequence DNA region includes the following protein-coding sequences:
- the STEAP2 gene encoding metalloreductase STEAP2 isoform X1, with the translated sequence MESISMMGSPKNHNETFLPNVANGIKDASKITIGIIGSGDFAKSLTIRLIRCGYHVVVGSRNPKLAAEFFPHVVDVTHHEDAVAKTNIIFIAIHREHYASLWDLKHLLVGKILIDVSNNTRVDQYPDSNAEYLASLFPDSLIVKGFNVISAWSLQLGPKDASRQVYICSNNVPARHQVIELARQLSFIPIDLGALSSSREIENLPLRLFTLWKGPVVMAISLSTFFFIYSFIRDVIHPYVRNQQSDFYKIPIEIVNKTLPIVAITLLSLVYLSGLIAAAYQLYYGTKYRRFPPWLESWLQCRKQLGLLSFFFATVHVAYSLCLPMRRSERYLFLNMAYQQVHANVENSWNEEEVWRIEMYISFGIMSLGLLSLLAVTSIPSVNSALNWREFSFIQSTLGYVALLISTFHVLIYGWKRAFEEEYYRFYTPPNFVLALVLPSIVILGKIILLLPCVSRKLRRIRRGWEKSHIMEEASGSVPHLSPERITVM
- the STEAP2 gene encoding metalloreductase STEAP2 isoform X2 gives rise to the protein MESISMMGSPKNHNETFLPNVANGIKDASKITIGIIGSGDFAKSLTIRLIRCGYHVVVGSRNPKLAAEFFPHVVDVTHHEDAVAKTNIIFIAIHREHYASLWDLKHLLVGKILIDVSNNTRVDQYPDSNAEYLASLFPDSLIVKGFNVISAWSLQLGPKDASRQVYICSNNVPARHQVIELARQLSFIPIDLGALSSSREIENLPLRLFTLWKGPVVMAISLSTFFFIYSFIRDVIHPYVRNQQSDFYKIPIEIVNKTLPIVAITLLSLVYLSGLIAAAYQLYYGTKYRRFPPWLESWLQCRKQLGLLSFFFATVHVAYSLCLPMRRSERYLFLNMAYQQVHANVENSWNEEEVWRIEMYISFGIMSLGLLSLLAVTSIPSVNSALNWREFSFIQETEEN